The following proteins come from a genomic window of Pyxidicoccus sp. MSG2:
- the pilM gene encoding pilus assembly protein PilM — MARILGLDLGSHSVKGVVLESKTKGHGVRGFAEVRRAAEGERADTLRAAVQELLGQLPPGHADQVVIALPGPSLITHALSLPYSDGKKIEATLPFEIGSQLPFDISEVVYDYQVVALKDTDGKEKASELLVGVVRKEELESLLALLEELKVDPRIVTHPGLAYQNLLQQHPGLFEGTGEGGAVAVVDIGHERTSVSFGKPGTGVLFARTFAGGGRDLSKALATEFQTSLAEAHHWKEQHGAMASAAQGPDAERAAGAFVRGLQPVLRELRPTLKAFTARTRQQVGAVVLCGGTARMPGLAEQLSRDLNLPVRVLALPADAADAIPAATQPAAAQAYALALRGNATGAKAPRFNFRRGELSFKGDFDYMKDKLGLLASFAATLLLLLIAFGVVRNSVLSRREAQVDAVLCDTTQRILGRCEKDYNRALSMLKGVESPAAALPKVTAVNLLAEVTQRVPESVPVKFDRIQIDLDRVILQGETDSSKMVDTLSNALKDHACFKDVKQGKVERTRDGTKVTFRLDVQVQCPGDMGGES; from the coding sequence ATGGCCCGCATTCTTGGCCTGGACCTCGGCAGCCACTCCGTCAAGGGAGTGGTGCTGGAGTCCAAGACGAAGGGACACGGAGTCCGGGGGTTCGCCGAGGTCCGGCGCGCCGCCGAGGGAGAGCGCGCGGACACCCTGCGCGCCGCGGTGCAGGAGCTGCTCGGCCAGCTCCCGCCGGGGCACGCGGACCAGGTCGTCATCGCCCTGCCCGGCCCGTCGCTGATTACGCACGCGCTGAGCCTGCCCTACTCCGACGGCAAGAAGATCGAAGCGACGCTGCCCTTCGAGATTGGCAGCCAGCTGCCCTTCGACATCTCCGAGGTGGTCTACGACTACCAGGTGGTGGCGCTGAAGGACACGGATGGCAAGGAGAAGGCCAGCGAGCTGCTGGTGGGCGTGGTGCGCAAGGAGGAGCTGGAGTCGCTCCTCGCGCTGCTCGAAGAGCTGAAGGTGGACCCGCGCATCGTCACGCACCCGGGCCTCGCCTACCAGAACCTGCTCCAGCAGCACCCGGGCCTCTTCGAGGGCACGGGCGAGGGCGGCGCGGTGGCGGTGGTGGACATCGGCCACGAACGCACCTCGGTGTCCTTCGGCAAGCCGGGCACGGGCGTGTTGTTCGCGCGCACCTTCGCGGGCGGCGGGCGGGACTTGTCCAAGGCGCTGGCCACCGAGTTCCAGACGTCGCTGGCGGAGGCACACCACTGGAAGGAGCAGCACGGGGCCATGGCCAGCGCGGCGCAGGGCCCGGACGCGGAGCGCGCGGCGGGGGCCTTCGTGCGCGGCCTGCAGCCGGTGCTGCGCGAGCTGCGCCCCACGCTCAAGGCCTTCACTGCCCGCACCCGCCAGCAGGTGGGCGCGGTGGTGCTGTGCGGCGGCACCGCGCGCATGCCCGGCCTGGCCGAGCAGCTCTCGCGGGACTTGAACCTGCCGGTGCGGGTGCTGGCGCTGCCCGCGGACGCGGCGGACGCCATCCCCGCGGCGACGCAGCCGGCGGCGGCCCAGGCGTACGCGCTGGCGCTGCGGGGCAACGCGACGGGCGCGAAGGCGCCGCGCTTCAACTTCCGCCGGGGTGAGCTCTCCTTCAAGGGCGACTTCGACTACATGAAGGACAAGCTGGGGTTGCTGGCCTCGTTCGCGGCCACGCTCCTGTTGCTCCTCATCGCCTTCGGCGTGGTGCGCAACTCGGTGCTGTCGCGCCGCGAGGCGCAGGTGGATGCCGTGCTGTGTGACACCACCCAGCGCATCCTCGGCCGCTGCGAGAAGGACTACAACCGCGCGCTGAGCATGCTCAAGGGCGTGGAGAGCCCGGCGGCGGCGCTGCCCAAGGTCACCGCGGTCAACCTGCTCGCGGAGGTGACGCAGCGGGTGCCGGAGAGCGTCCCGGTGAAGTTCGACCGGATTCAAATCGACCTGGACCGGGTCATCCTCCAGGGGGAGACGGACTCCTCGAAGATGGTGGACACGCTGTCCAATGCGCTCAAGGACCACGCCTGCTTCAAGGACGTGAAGCAGGGCAAGGTGGAGCGCACGCGCGATGGGACGAAGGTGACGTTCCGGCTGGACGTCCAGGTCCAGTGCCCGGGTGACATGGGCGGGGAGAGCTAG
- the gspM gene encoding type II secretion system protein GspM produces MARVSEVFAPVTTWFERLSDRERRMVSIAGAALLTFIVFAVLVGFANSASGYRKRTQDKLAKLQEVQALAASYREAQAARQSVEQQLTSSNVQLISYIEDKATAAGLQAPNMTPKGDVGVGDGKIIESSVELNFTDVDLRKLTDFLRTVESGPGVVKVKYLRIEPRPASDTLAAWTTVATYRMKQ; encoded by the coding sequence ATGGCCAGGGTTTCTGAAGTCTTCGCGCCGGTGACGACGTGGTTCGAGCGGCTGAGCGACCGCGAGCGGCGCATGGTGTCCATCGCCGGCGCCGCGCTGCTGACGTTCATCGTCTTCGCGGTGCTGGTGGGGTTCGCCAACAGCGCGTCCGGCTACCGGAAGCGGACGCAGGACAAGCTGGCCAAGCTGCAGGAGGTGCAGGCACTCGCGGCCAGCTACCGCGAGGCGCAGGCGGCCCGGCAGTCGGTGGAGCAGCAGCTCACGTCCAGCAACGTGCAGCTCATCAGCTACATCGAGGACAAGGCCACGGCGGCCGGCCTCCAGGCTCCCAACATGACGCCCAAGGGAGACGTGGGCGTGGGTGACGGGAAGATCATCGAGAGCAGCGTGGAGCTGAACTTCACGGACGTGGACCTGCGCAAGCTGACGGACTTCCTCCGCACGGTGGAGAGCGGGCCGGGCGTGGTGAAGGTGAAGTACCTGCGCATCGAGCCGAGGCCCGCCTCGGACACGCTGGCGGCGTGGACCACCGTCGCCACCTACCGGATGAAGCAATAG
- the gspN gene encoding type II secretion system protein GspN: MPPETKTARWKVFLGYAAFAVVAFVFGLFVTFPYDAIRGRLVTEAAQAGLAVRIGSLRPGLAGVTATQVRVSKPPQPLSAEVVAALASGEGNVPGALELGEPLMFDSVAVRPTLFPPGVAVRASAMGGTLTASVGGLGDVKVHAEADGLKASGGNLPAFTGMDMEGEINGVLALTLPKGKNTADADLSQADGELTLDTKGLVIKGGKVSLPMGGGQAVPMDLPRVTLGALTGRIQFEKGLGTVQTLRLKSEDLEALATGTLKLGKKLEYSEPAMDVNVKLDPDFQKRLGILGAGVTILPPDKKDPSFRAARLAGFLNRPTFLPRR; encoded by the coding sequence ATGCCTCCTGAAACCAAGACCGCTCGCTGGAAGGTGTTCCTCGGCTACGCCGCGTTCGCGGTGGTGGCCTTCGTCTTCGGCCTGTTCGTCACCTTCCCGTACGACGCCATCCGCGGCCGGCTCGTCACGGAGGCGGCGCAGGCGGGGCTCGCCGTGCGCATCGGCTCGCTGCGTCCGGGACTGGCGGGCGTCACCGCCACCCAGGTGCGCGTGAGCAAGCCGCCGCAGCCGCTGAGCGCGGAAGTCGTCGCGGCCCTGGCCTCCGGCGAGGGCAACGTGCCGGGCGCGCTGGAGCTGGGCGAGCCGCTGATGTTCGACTCGGTGGCGGTGCGCCCCACCCTCTTCCCGCCCGGCGTGGCGGTGCGTGCGAGTGCCATGGGCGGCACGCTGACCGCGTCCGTCGGTGGCCTGGGTGACGTGAAGGTGCACGCGGAGGCGGACGGGCTGAAGGCGTCCGGCGGCAACCTGCCGGCCTTCACCGGCATGGACATGGAGGGCGAAATCAACGGCGTCCTCGCGCTGACGCTGCCCAAGGGCAAGAACACCGCGGACGCGGACCTGTCCCAGGCGGACGGCGAGCTGACGCTGGATACCAAGGGGCTGGTCATCAAGGGCGGCAAGGTGTCGCTGCCCATGGGCGGCGGACAGGCGGTGCCCATGGACCTGCCGCGCGTCACGCTGGGCGCGCTCACCGGCCGCATCCAGTTCGAGAAGGGGCTGGGCACCGTGCAGACGCTGCGCCTCAAGAGCGAGGACCTGGAGGCGCTGGCCACCGGAACGCTGAAGCTGGGCAAGAAGCTGGAGTACAGCGAGCCGGCCATGGACGTGAACGTCAAGCTGGACCCCGACTTCCAGAAGCGCCTGGGCATCCTCGGCGCGGGCGTCACCATCCTCCCGCCGGACAAGAAGGACCCCAGCTTCCGCGCCGCGCGACTTGCCGGCTTCCTCAACCGGCCCACCTTCCTGCCTCGCCGGTAG
- a CDS encoding sigma 54-interacting transcriptional regulator, whose amino-acid sequence MPELVFFRRGEEVLRVAVDRARLVLGRGEQSDVAIPDPEVSRQQVALLWDGERCRVEDLSGKGTTVAGQPVTQGELPDGADLALGQWRAVFRLRAGGDGADVTTEVGHTTSVQAPDAKAARWQPAQVRVKQGLNESVHRFTGEGFTAGKDAACDLVLTDRFASSRHLKVSRRDNTFHVVDLRSTNGTWLGPVRIFEAEVPLPTVLRVGETELVLEAAASAARKEVADFHGIIGSDPSVRQLAELIERVAPSSAAVTVLGESGTGKELVARAIHGCSQRANRPLIPVNCAAISKELIESELFGHEKGSFTGAANARKGAFEEADGGTLFLDEIGELPLDLQAKLLRALEGGEIKRVGASRPLQVDVRVVAATNRDLLAAAREGRFREDLYYRLCVIPLHLPPLRSRKGDLPGLAEHFLRTYAPRGQAIRFTPAALERLQHHAWPGNIRELRNVVHRALLLRKGPVIDASDVSFDQELNRDTGISVPEIPPGMTLEQMLEKLERQIVEAALKRCNNNRERVARELGVARSTLFKRLKDWGLTKQDEQE is encoded by the coding sequence ATGCCGGAGCTGGTGTTCTTTCGTCGTGGCGAGGAGGTGTTGAGGGTGGCGGTGGACCGGGCCCGGTTGGTGCTCGGTCGCGGCGAGCAGAGCGACGTCGCCATCCCCGACCCGGAGGTGAGCCGCCAGCAGGTGGCCCTCCTGTGGGACGGCGAGCGCTGCCGGGTGGAAGACCTGTCCGGCAAGGGCACCACCGTGGCCGGGCAGCCCGTCACCCAGGGTGAGCTGCCCGACGGCGCGGACCTGGCGCTGGGCCAGTGGCGCGCGGTGTTCCGCCTGCGCGCCGGCGGCGACGGTGCGGACGTCACCACCGAGGTGGGGCACACCACGTCCGTGCAGGCCCCGGACGCGAAGGCCGCGCGCTGGCAGCCGGCGCAGGTGCGTGTGAAGCAGGGACTCAACGAGTCCGTGCACCGCTTCACGGGCGAGGGCTTCACCGCGGGCAAGGATGCCGCCTGCGACCTCGTGCTCACCGACCGCTTCGCGTCCAGCCGGCACCTCAAGGTGAGCCGGCGCGACAACACCTTCCACGTGGTGGACCTGCGCTCCACCAACGGCACCTGGCTGGGCCCGGTGCGCATCTTCGAGGCGGAGGTGCCGCTGCCCACCGTGCTGCGCGTGGGCGAGACGGAGCTGGTGCTCGAGGCCGCGGCCTCCGCGGCGCGCAAGGAGGTGGCGGACTTCCACGGCATCATCGGCTCGGACCCGTCGGTGCGGCAGTTGGCGGAGCTGATTGAGCGCGTGGCGCCGTCGTCCGCGGCGGTGACGGTGCTGGGCGAGTCCGGCACGGGCAAGGAGCTGGTGGCGCGCGCCATCCACGGCTGCTCGCAGCGGGCGAACCGGCCCCTCATCCCCGTCAACTGCGCGGCCATCTCCAAGGAGCTCATCGAGAGCGAGCTGTTCGGCCACGAGAAGGGCTCCTTCACCGGCGCGGCCAACGCGCGCAAGGGGGCCTTCGAAGAGGCCGACGGGGGCACGCTCTTCCTGGACGAGATTGGCGAGCTGCCATTGGACTTGCAGGCCAAGCTGCTGCGCGCGCTGGAGGGTGGGGAAATCAAGCGCGTGGGCGCCAGCCGCCCGCTGCAGGTGGACGTGCGGGTGGTGGCGGCCACCAACCGGGATTTGCTGGCGGCAGCGCGTGAGGGCCGCTTCCGCGAAGACTTGTACTACCGGCTCTGCGTCATCCCCCTGCACCTGCCGCCGCTGCGCAGCCGCAAGGGCGACCTGCCCGGACTGGCCGAGCACTTCCTGCGCACCTATGCGCCGCGCGGGCAGGCCATCCGCTTCACCCCGGCCGCCCTGGAGCGCCTGCAACACCACGCGTGGCCGGGCAACATCCGCGAGCTGCGCAACGTGGTGCACCGTGCGCTGCTGCTGCGCAAGGGGCCCGTCATCGACGCGTCTGACGTGTCCTTCGACCAGGAGCTGAACCGCGACACGGGCATCTCCGTGCCCGAGATTCCGCCCGGCATGACGCTGGAGCAGATGCTGGAGAAGCTGGAGCGGCAGATCGTCGAGGCGGCGCTGAAGCGCTGCAACAACAACCGCGAGCGCGTGGCGCGCGAGCTGGGCGTGGCGCGCTCCACCCTCTTCAAGCGGCTGAAGGACTGGGGCCTGACGAAGCAGGACGAGCAGGAGTAG
- a CDS encoding RNA polymerase sigma factor has protein sequence MHAAFISLPPLSQLYLEHRPRALAIARRIVGDTDDAEDVVQDVFARLARRAPGFGGRAAWTTWLHRVMVNSSINWLRARKRRERLNHEPQEPLSPELLAVGAEMERHFGEALDDINEQQRQVLYLREVRGLSYPEIARLLRIPEGTVKSTLHRARQRALTLMEARGQQP, from the coding sequence ATGCACGCCGCCTTCATCTCGCTTCCGCCCCTCTCGCAGCTGTACCTGGAGCACCGTCCCCGTGCGCTGGCCATTGCCCGGCGCATCGTCGGCGACACCGACGACGCGGAGGATGTGGTGCAGGACGTCTTCGCCCGGCTGGCTCGCAGGGCCCCGGGCTTCGGAGGCCGGGCGGCGTGGACGACCTGGCTCCACAGGGTCATGGTGAACAGCAGCATCAACTGGCTGCGCGCGCGCAAACGCCGCGAGCGGCTGAACCATGAGCCCCAGGAGCCACTGTCGCCCGAACTGCTCGCGGTGGGCGCGGAGATGGAGCGCCACTTCGGCGAGGCCCTGGACGACATCAACGAGCAGCAGCGCCAGGTGCTCTACCTGCGCGAGGTGCGCGGCCTGAGCTACCCGGAGATTGCGCGCCTCTTGCGCATCCCCGAGGGCACGGTGAAGAGCACCCTGCACCGCGCCCGGCAGCGCGCGCTGACGCTCATGGAGGCACGGGGCCAGCAGCCCTGA
- a CDS encoding S46 family peptidase, protein MKKTLLLLSLVAAPALAGEGKWTPQQVLELDPAWLRAQGLQVPPKKLWDPQRGTGLLAGAVNVGGCTGAFISASGLVITNHHCAFGIIQEHSSPKRDLITDGFLASKPGDELPGKGARVQVPRSFKDVTKDVLAAVPAGADDLARYQAIERKQKELVAECEKRPATRCQVATFDGGLNYTLVDAVELADARLVYAPPRAVGEYGGEEDNWMWPRHTGDFAIIRAYTAPDGSSAPYSEKNVPYKAEFFFPLATEGVKPNDFVMVLGYPGRTYRALLAEEMASRQSRVYPRMRDVYGEAIRILEEEGGKDATGKIAVASQLKGLHNVYKNAGGQLEGLKRGHLVEKQHTAEAAVAAWAKKGGAKWAPALAARDALLAEEAANAKVFEREFLLNNVMRLARGPALAATLSRLAAEHAKPDLERRPEYMDRELPRLKDRLEREQKNLFLAADKRLLLAFVKRAQALGPDERIAAVDTHFGKTFSEKDAVAKIDAMYAGTKVLTLDERMKMAGETVAQLQARKDPLLAFGLDLAKELTALDEVEDRRDGATLRLRPEWRKAVLAHAGKPVAPDANGTLRVSFAKVQGYSPRDGAVYTPQTTLSGMLAKHTGEEPFDVPEKFSKTAEAKRYGTWMDPRLKDVPVDFLSDADTTGGNSGSPTVNGKGQLVGVNFDRVWENVANDFGYNPDVARNVSVDVRYILWTLDQVEDADALLRELGVRKGPPVVRETR, encoded by the coding sequence ATGAAGAAGACGCTTCTCCTCCTGTCGCTCGTGGCTGCCCCGGCCCTGGCCGGTGAAGGCAAGTGGACTCCCCAGCAGGTCCTGGAGCTGGATCCGGCGTGGCTTCGCGCCCAGGGTCTCCAGGTGCCTCCCAAGAAGCTGTGGGACCCCCAGCGCGGTACCGGCCTGCTCGCGGGCGCGGTCAACGTCGGGGGGTGCACCGGCGCCTTCATCTCCGCCTCCGGCCTCGTCATCACCAACCACCACTGTGCCTTCGGCATCATCCAGGAGCACAGCAGCCCGAAGCGCGACCTCATCACCGACGGCTTCCTCGCGTCCAAGCCCGGGGACGAGCTGCCCGGCAAGGGGGCGCGCGTGCAGGTGCCCCGCAGCTTCAAGGACGTGACGAAGGACGTGCTCGCCGCGGTGCCGGCCGGCGCGGACGACCTCGCGCGCTACCAGGCCATCGAGCGCAAGCAGAAGGAGCTGGTCGCCGAGTGCGAGAAGCGCCCCGCCACCCGCTGCCAGGTGGCGACCTTCGACGGCGGCCTCAACTACACGCTGGTGGACGCGGTGGAGCTGGCGGACGCGCGGCTCGTCTACGCGCCGCCCCGCGCGGTGGGCGAGTACGGCGGCGAGGAGGACAACTGGATGTGGCCGCGCCACACCGGTGACTTCGCCATCATCCGCGCGTACACCGCGCCGGACGGCAGCTCCGCCCCGTACAGCGAGAAGAACGTCCCCTACAAGGCGGAGTTCTTCTTCCCCCTGGCCACCGAGGGCGTGAAGCCCAACGACTTCGTCATGGTGCTGGGCTACCCGGGCCGCACCTACCGCGCGCTGCTCGCGGAGGAGATGGCGTCGCGCCAGTCGCGCGTCTACCCGCGCATGCGCGACGTGTACGGCGAGGCCATCCGCATCCTCGAGGAGGAGGGCGGCAAGGACGCCACCGGGAAGATTGCCGTCGCCTCGCAGCTCAAGGGCCTGCACAACGTCTACAAGAACGCGGGCGGCCAGCTCGAGGGCCTCAAGCGCGGCCACCTCGTGGAGAAGCAGCACACCGCGGAGGCCGCGGTGGCCGCCTGGGCGAAGAAGGGCGGCGCGAAGTGGGCCCCGGCCCTCGCGGCCCGTGACGCGCTGCTGGCCGAGGAGGCCGCCAACGCGAAGGTGTTCGAGCGCGAGTTCCTCCTGAACAACGTGATGCGCCTGGCGCGCGGCCCCGCGCTGGCGGCGACGCTGTCCCGCCTCGCCGCGGAGCATGCGAAGCCGGACCTGGAGCGCCGCCCGGAGTACATGGACCGCGAGCTGCCGCGCCTCAAGGACCGCCTGGAGCGCGAGCAGAAGAACCTCTTCCTCGCCGCGGACAAGCGCCTGCTGCTCGCCTTCGTCAAGCGCGCGCAGGCGCTGGGCCCGGACGAGCGCATCGCCGCCGTGGACACGCACTTCGGCAAGACGTTCTCCGAGAAGGACGCCGTCGCGAAGATTGACGCCATGTACGCCGGCACGAAGGTGCTGACGCTCGACGAGCGCATGAAGATGGCGGGCGAGACGGTCGCGCAGCTCCAGGCCCGCAAGGACCCGCTGCTCGCCTTCGGCCTGGACCTGGCGAAGGAGCTGACCGCCCTGGACGAGGTCGAGGACCGTCGCGACGGCGCCACGCTGCGCCTGCGGCCGGAGTGGCGCAAGGCCGTGCTGGCCCACGCGGGCAAGCCGGTGGCGCCGGACGCCAACGGCACCCTGCGCGTGTCCTTCGCGAAGGTGCAGGGCTACTCGCCGCGCGACGGTGCCGTGTACACGCCGCAGACGACGCTGTCGGGCATGCTGGCCAAGCACACCGGCGAGGAGCCCTTCGACGTGCCGGAGAAGTTCTCCAAGACGGCCGAGGCGAAGCGCTATGGCACCTGGATGGACCCGCGGCTGAAGGACGTGCCGGTGGACTTCCTGTCGGACGCGGACACAACGGGCGGCAACTCGGGCAGCCCCACGGTGAATGGCAAGGGCCAGCTCGTCGGCGTGAATTTCGACCGCGTCTGGGAGAACGTGGCCAACGACTTCGGCTACAACCCGGACGTGGCCCGCAATGTCAGCGTGGACGTGCGCTACATCCTCTGGACGCTGGACCAGGTGGAGGATGCGGACGCGCTGCTGCGCGAACTGGGCGTGCGCAAGGGCCCGCCCGTGGTGAGGGAGACGCGCTGA
- a CDS encoding M50 family metallopeptidase: MKTASGAQLDVGRLALLVLMLGVGWYFWYSPLFWPLKVLVVMMHESGHALATLLVGGSVDRIHLAANESGSCLSQLPPGFLAKVAVYSGGYLGSAVAGAGLLLATFRFQLRRWVLGAACVWLTVMGVFYAGDTFTLAFCLGTALALGLCAKFLPDGAVDVLNLFIAAFTALYAVFDLRDDLWNSAVRSQSDAALLANLTWVPAVVWAALWTLLAVALLAVAAYVSMHAKPKGLQMPSVGARARRV, encoded by the coding sequence ATGAAGACCGCCAGCGGAGCACAGCTTGATGTCGGCCGGTTGGCCCTCCTCGTCCTGATGCTGGGGGTGGGATGGTACTTCTGGTACTCGCCCCTCTTCTGGCCGCTGAAGGTGCTCGTGGTGATGATGCACGAGAGCGGGCATGCGCTGGCCACGCTGCTGGTGGGTGGCTCGGTGGACCGCATCCACCTGGCGGCCAACGAGTCAGGCTCCTGCCTGTCCCAGCTGCCGCCGGGCTTCCTGGCGAAGGTGGCCGTCTACTCGGGCGGCTACCTGGGCAGCGCGGTGGCGGGCGCGGGGCTGCTGCTGGCGACGTTCCGGTTCCAATTGCGCCGCTGGGTGCTGGGCGCGGCGTGTGTGTGGCTCACCGTGATGGGCGTGTTCTACGCGGGGGACACCTTCACGCTGGCGTTCTGCCTGGGCACGGCGCTGGCGCTGGGGCTTTGCGCGAAGTTCCTGCCCGACGGCGCGGTGGACGTGTTGAACCTGTTCATCGCTGCGTTCACCGCGCTCTACGCGGTGTTCGACTTGCGGGATGACCTGTGGAACAGCGCGGTGCGCTCGCAGAGCGATGCGGCGCTGCTGGCGAACCTGACCTGGGTGCCCGCGGTGGTGTGGGCCGCGCTGTGGACGCTGCTGGCCGTGGCCCTGCTGGCCGTGGCCGCGTACGTGTCCATGCACGCGAAGCCCAAGGGCCTGCAGATGCCGTCCGTGGGCGCGCGGGCGCGGCGGGTGTAG
- a CDS encoding glycosyltransferase: protein MLTPTGMLAPTEVHIRAEPLTCFAPLLGEAGWHVLQERVEQARARMAGRTFWNVNSTSRGGGVAEMIPRLLAYARGAGVDARWLVLEGTPDFFRVTKRLHHALHGSSGDGSPLGAAEHALYDEVLRDNAEELLALVRPGDVVLLHDPQTAGLAPACAAVGAHVMWRCHVGCDTPNAEVVRAWEFLAPGLSAARLAIFSRASYVPPLCADRAIIVQPSIDIFAVKNQPLAPDVARAILAHAGLLRVEPGAPEPVFTRGDGLPARVSRGADIVRLGSTPAVDTPLVVQVGRWDPLKDPAGVLRGFALLARAAPGLRAELVLAGPAVTSVADDPEAASTLNDVIALWRQQPHSLRQRVHLACLPMRDLEENAAIVNALQRHATVVVQKSLQEGFGLTVTEAMWKERPVVASAVGGIQDQIVDGVNGLLVHDPSDPAEFAGAVRRVLCDGELAARLGTRAHQDVLTHFTGSRHLTDFARLLERLDVHPESSSVASLAH, encoded by the coding sequence ATGTTGACTCCGACCGGCATGCTGGCGCCCACCGAGGTGCACATCCGCGCCGAGCCCCTGACGTGCTTCGCGCCGCTGCTCGGCGAGGCGGGCTGGCATGTGCTCCAGGAGCGCGTCGAGCAGGCACGTGCCCGCATGGCGGGCCGCACCTTCTGGAACGTGAATTCGACCTCGCGGGGCGGCGGGGTGGCGGAGATGATTCCGCGGCTGCTCGCCTATGCGCGCGGCGCGGGCGTGGACGCGCGGTGGTTGGTGCTGGAGGGCACGCCGGACTTCTTCCGGGTGACGAAGCGGCTGCACCATGCGCTGCACGGTTCATCCGGGGACGGCTCGCCGCTGGGGGCCGCCGAGCACGCGCTCTACGACGAGGTGCTGCGCGACAACGCGGAGGAGTTGCTCGCCCTGGTGCGGCCCGGGGACGTGGTGCTGCTGCATGACCCGCAGACCGCGGGCCTCGCGCCCGCGTGCGCGGCAGTGGGGGCCCACGTGATGTGGCGCTGCCATGTGGGGTGTGACACGCCCAACGCCGAGGTGGTGCGGGCGTGGGAGTTCCTCGCCCCGGGGCTCTCCGCCGCGCGGCTCGCCATCTTCTCCCGCGCCTCCTACGTGCCGCCCCTGTGCGCGGACCGTGCAATCATCGTCCAGCCCTCCATCGACATCTTCGCGGTGAAGAACCAGCCCCTCGCTCCGGATGTCGCGCGCGCCATCCTCGCGCACGCGGGGTTGCTGCGGGTGGAGCCCGGTGCTCCCGAGCCCGTCTTCACCCGGGGCGACGGGTTGCCCGCCCGGGTGTCGCGAGGGGCGGACATCGTGCGGCTCGGCTCCACGCCCGCGGTGGACACGCCGCTGGTGGTGCAGGTGGGGCGGTGGGATCCGCTGAAGGACCCCGCGGGAGTGCTGCGGGGCTTCGCGCTGCTCGCTCGCGCTGCCCCGGGCCTGCGCGCGGAACTGGTCCTCGCCGGTCCCGCGGTGACGTCCGTCGCGGATGACCCCGAGGCGGCGTCCACGCTCAACGACGTCATCGCGCTGTGGCGGCAGCAGCCGCACTCGCTTCGTCAGCGCGTCCACCTGGCGTGTCTGCCCATGCGGGATTTGGAAGAGAACGCCGCCATCGTCAACGCGCTCCAGCGCCACGCGACGGTGGTGGTGCAGAAGAGCCTCCAGGAGGGCTTCGGGCTCACCGTCACCGAGGCGATGTGGAAGGAGCGCCCCGTGGTGGCCAGCGCGGTGGGTGGCATCCAGGACCAGATTGTCGACGGGGTGAATGGCCTGCTCGTGCACGACCCGAGCGACCCGGCGGAGTTCGCCGGCGCGGTGCGCAGGGTGCTGTGTGACGGCGAGCTGGCCGCGCGCCTGGGGACCCGGGCCCATCAGGACGTGCTCACGCACTTCACCGGTTCGCGACACCTCACCGACTTCGCACGCCTGTTGGAGCGGCTGGACGTACACCCCGAGAGTTCCAGCGTGGCCTCCCTGGCGCATTGA
- the cysK gene encoding cysteine synthase A → MKAANILQTIGNTPHVRLNRLFSPRVEVWVKLERANPGGSIKDRIALSMIEDAEARGVLTKESVIIEPTSGNTGIGLAVVAAVKGYPLTLVMPESMSIERRRLMAAYGAKLELTPRAQGMKGAIARAQELVAQTPHAWIPQQFENAANVEVHKRTTAREILQDFPEGIDYLITGVGTGGHITGVAEVLKDRFPKLKVFAVEPVKSPVLSGGQPGPHPIQGIGAGFIPKILRTEVLDGVIQIPEEEAFDYTRRAAKEEGIFLGISSGASLAAVQRKLAEVPDGSRVLTFNYDTGERYLSIENLFT, encoded by the coding sequence ATGAAGGCAGCCAACATCCTGCAGACCATCGGCAACACCCCGCACGTCCGGCTCAACCGCCTCTTCTCCCCGCGCGTGGAGGTGTGGGTGAAGTTGGAGCGCGCCAACCCGGGCGGCAGCATCAAGGACCGCATCGCCCTGTCGATGATTGAGGACGCCGAGGCCCGCGGCGTGCTCACGAAGGAGAGCGTCATCATCGAGCCGACCTCCGGCAACACGGGCATCGGCCTGGCGGTCGTCGCGGCGGTGAAGGGCTATCCCCTCACCCTGGTCATGCCCGAGTCGATGAGCATCGAGCGGCGCCGGCTGATGGCGGCCTATGGCGCGAAGCTGGAGCTCACCCCGCGCGCCCAGGGCATGAAGGGCGCGATTGCGCGAGCGCAGGAACTGGTGGCGCAGACGCCCCACGCGTGGATTCCGCAGCAGTTCGAGAACGCCGCCAACGTGGAGGTGCACAAGCGCACCACCGCGCGCGAAATCCTCCAGGACTTCCCCGAGGGCATCGACTACCTGATTACGGGCGTGGGCACCGGCGGCCACATCACCGGCGTGGCCGAGGTGCTCAAGGACCGCTTCCCCAAGCTGAAGGTCTTCGCGGTGGAGCCGGTGAAGTCCCCGGTGCTCAGCGGCGGCCAGCCGGGCCCGCATCCCATCCAGGGCATCGGCGCGGGCTTCATCCCGAAAATCCTCCGCACCGAGGTGCTCGACGGCGTCATCCAGATTCCCGAGGAGGAGGCCTTCGACTACACGCGGCGGGCCGCGAAGGAGGAGGGCATCTTCCTCGGCATCTCCTCGGGCGCGTCGCTGGCGGCCGTGCAGCGCAAGCTGGCGGAGGTGCCGGACGGCAGCCGCGTGCTGACGTTCAACTACGACACGGGCGAGCGGTACCTCTCCATCGAGAACCTGTTCACCTGA